A region of the Candidatus Zixiibacteriota bacterium genome:
CCTGTGCAGATAGTAAACGTTTCGTGAATATGATTGGAGACAGCTCTAATGTTTGATGCTCTACGCAAGATGATCTTACCGATTATCATCATCGTCCTCGTTTTCTTTGTGGCGATGATCGTGCTGCAATGGGGTATGGGAATGTCCTCCCGCAGTATGTATCAGGCGGCAAACGTAGCCGGCTCGGTCAACGGTGAAGAGATCACTTGGGAGACCTACAACCGCGCCTATAACACCCTTATCCGTGCGGCTATGGAAGAGAACCCGGACGAGGACCTGCCTGACAGTAAAATCGAGGAAATTCGCAGTAGCGCCTGGCAACAGGTGCTCTATGATAAGATCCTCCAACAGGAAGTTGAAAAACACAACATCATCGTCACCGACCAGGAACTATATCAGTATCTCAGTCGGACACCTCCGCAGGATCTGATATCGCAACCTTCGTTCCAAACCGACGGCAAGTTCGATTACCAGAAATACATGATGGCTCTTGCCGATCCCAACATGGCCGGCTTCTGGGCGCAGATGGATCCGATCTACCGTAACGAGATTAAAAAGCTCAAAGCTCAGGAATTGATTATTCAGGCGGCTCACGTCTCTGAATCGGAAATCCGTGAGTTCTTCATGGCTGATCAGGAACGAGTTAAAGTAGGCTTGATCAACGTCGCTTACGCCCGCTTCTCGAGTCCTTCTCCGACCAGCACCGACGAGGAAAAACGTGCGTTTTTCGACGAACACATCGATGACTACAATCTCGATGATCGTTCTCGTTTGAACATCGTTATGCTCGAAAAGGAGCCGGCGCCTCTCGACTGGGCCGAGGCTGAAGAACAAGCCAAAGCTCTTCGTGACAGCGTTATGGACGGCGCTGATTTCGAACGCATTGCCTCGGAGTTCTCGCAGGATCCTTCCGCCGCCACCAATAAAGGTGATCTGGGCTGGTTTTCCCGTGGCGAGATGGTCAAGGACTTTTCTGATAGAGCCTTCTCGTTGAAGGATGATGAGATTTCCGAACCGGTACGCACTCAATACGGCTGGCACATTATCAAGAAGCTCGGTTCCAAGACCGAAAAAGAAGTCCCGCGCGGCAAGACTGAAGCTGAAAACGTTGAAAAGGTTCACTGCCTGCATATCCTCGTCAAGGCGGAAGCATCGGCAGAAACACTCCAGGGCCTTCAGTCACGTTTGATCGAATTCGCTACGGTCGCCAAGGACGATGGATTCCTCGCCGCGGCTGAGGAACTAAGTCTTCCCGTTAAAACCACCGCCAATTTCTTCAAGGACAAGAACATTCAGTTCATTGGCAACGACCCGGTGGCCAACGCCTTCGCTTTCGAGCATGAGAAAGGTGCGATTTCCGACGTGATGGAAAATCGCAATGCATTCTTCGTTATCGAAGTTGCCGATCGAATTCCGGCTGGTCCGGCTAAATATGAAGATGCGGCCAAAGCCGTTGCCCAGGATATCGTCCTTTGGAAAGTCTCCACCCTTTGTCGCGACACGGCTAACGCTATATGGGCAGAGATAGAAAAAGGTGTCGACTGGAAAAACGCCGCCAAGAAATATAGTGAGGAATACGAAACACCGGATCCGTTCAAACTCGGCGGATATGTTAAAGGATTAGGACGTGACCCCAAGGCTATCGGCGCCGCTTTCAGCCTCAAGGAGCCAGGTCAGACTCTTCCTCCAATCGACTATGATCAGGGTACGGTCATGATGAAACTCATCGAGCGGACCAATCCCGATCTGAGTCAGTATGCCGGTGTTCGCGATTCTATCAGCAACGAATTGATGATTCAGAAACAGAGAGAACTATACGCTCGCTGGTTCCAGATTCAGATTCAGAATTCGGCGATCGTCAACAACACCGAGCGCACCAACGCTCCCCGTGACAGCTATTACTAGACGACTTCAGCTTGCGAAGATAAAAGGGCTCGTCGACACGACGAGCCCTTTTCGTTGGTGCTATTTTTATTGATTCCGTCCGGGTGTCACAGCGGAGAACTAAGCAGTTCGATATCGTCAATCCAGACCGTGCCGCCTCCCTCGACAACCAGGTTCAAACGAATCAACTCAGACACTTGTCCTTTTTCGAGCCGGAAGGGGGTCGACTCGATCGCCCAGTCGTTGCTGCCGCTCAACGGTGAACCGAGATCACGCGAGAAATACTCCGCACCGTCGACACCACACCACATCTCCAGATAAACCTTGCCGGTGATATCCTGCGTTCTCAGTGCGGCCTGATACACGAGAAACGTTTCATCGAGATGCAGATCGTTAACCACCAGCAACGGAACCGAAACGGTGGAATCAGTGGTAATCCTGATCGAGCCGTGCCCATCGTAACTGACCATACTGTCGAAAACGGCGTAAGGTGTTACTTCCAGACCGTCAATGTCGTCGAGAGCATACGACCGCAGCATTTTATCGCGGCCGGGTCCGGCAGAGCATCCGATCAGCAGCACTGCTCCGAATATGAATGTCAGTACTAAACGCATATTATACCCCTCATTTATGCTGTTATTGTCGGCGGGATAAACAACCTGCTTGAGGTAGGCGATTACTACCGCTTCAGGAATGCCTGAAAACCGGTTATCCCTGGAAGAACTAAGCCCTTAACCGATGTAATGGACCAAAGCAGGGGCTGTCCTCCACGGGGATTGTGGAAAAACTTCTGTTGCTGCGGAGACAAGCTCCGCCGCTACGCGTTAGGAATCCTGATCCCGCGTAGCGGGCGGCCTTGTGTCGCCCGCAATTTGGTTGTGTTTTTGTAGAGTATTTTAGCGTGAGAACTTATTCAACAAGTTCTACGGCTCCGAACGGCTCGGCTGTAAACACCGATCTGCTCTTACATGGTCTCGTAATTGGGCCCCTCGCCTCCCTGCGGCACGACCCAGCGAATCACCTGATAGGGATCAACGATATCGCAGGTTTTGCAATGGATGCAGTTGGACGGCGTCAATTGCAGTTTCTTCTTGCCGGGGCGGCTGTCGTCATCGACCATTTCATAAACCTGGGCCGGACAAAAATGCTGGCAGGGATTACCGTATTCTTCGGTGCACTGATTGTTGCAGATATCCAGATCGGCTATCACCAGGTGCGGTAGTTGCTCTTCTTCGTGCATGGTACCGGACTTGTAGACATCGGTCAGCTTGTCGAAAGTATACTTGTTATCGAACTTGACTTTCTCTTTGACCAGATCACGTCCGGTCATACGACCGTATTCATCCAGTTTGCACATGTACTTGTAATCGGGTTTGTTGACGCGATGGTCGAAAAATCCCCGGCCGCCGCAAAACACCTGGGTGGCGCCATGGAACAAACCGGCCAGCAATCCCCCCTTGAACGAAGCATGGAAATTACGCGTTTTGTATAACTCCTCGCGCGCCCAGCTCTGATCGAAACGTTGCTGATAACCGGCCAGCGCATCAGCCGAAAAATTGTCGTTTTTAAGACAATCGAACAAGGTTTCCGCCGCCATGATGCCGGACTTGATCGCCAGATGAATTCCCTTCAGTTTCTGCGGATTGAGCATCCCGGCCGAATCACCGCAAAGCAGAAGACCGTCGTGGGTGAGCTTCGGCATCGAATAAAAACCGTTGTCGGGAATCGTCTTTGCCCCATAATGGAGCATCTCACCGCCCTCGAGTATCGCTCGCATGAATGGATGCGTCTTGAGGCGCTGGAATTTCATGTGCGGGTCGTTCATCGGATCAGGTGAGGCTAAACCGACCGCGTATCCAACCGAGACCATCGTGTCGCTCATGGCATAAACCCAACCGCCACCGTACTCATCGTGCGGCTGTGGCCAACCAATCGTGTGATATACCTGTCCTGCTTTTATCCTGCCTTCCGGTACCTGCCAGACCTCTTTGACGCCGGTCAGATAAGCCTGCGGTAAAGAGTCCTCGCGCAGACACGGGATATTTTCGAAAGCACGTCGGGTCAAAG
Encoded here:
- a CDS encoding peptidylprolyl isomerase — translated: MFDALRKMILPIIIIVLVFFVAMIVLQWGMGMSSRSMYQAANVAGSVNGEEITWETYNRAYNTLIRAAMEENPDEDLPDSKIEEIRSSAWQQVLYDKILQQEVEKHNIIVTDQELYQYLSRTPPQDLISQPSFQTDGKFDYQKYMMALADPNMAGFWAQMDPIYRNEIKKLKAQELIIQAAHVSESEIREFFMADQERVKVGLINVAYARFSSPSPTSTDEEKRAFFDEHIDDYNLDDRSRLNIVMLEKEPAPLDWAEAEEQAKALRDSVMDGADFERIASEFSQDPSAATNKGDLGWFSRGEMVKDFSDRAFSLKDDEISEPVRTQYGWHIIKKLGSKTEKEVPRGKTEAENVEKVHCLHILVKAEASAETLQGLQSRLIEFATVAKDDGFLAAAEELSLPVKTTANFFKDKNIQFIGNDPVANAFAFEHEKGAISDVMENRNAFFVIEVADRIPAGPAKYEDAAKAVAQDIVLWKVSTLCRDTANAIWAEIEKGVDWKNAAKKYSEEYETPDPFKLGGYVKGLGRDPKAIGAAFSLKEPGQTLPPIDYDQGTVMMKLIERTNPDLSQYAGVRDSISNELMIQKQRELYARWFQIQIQNSAIVNNTERTNAPRDSYY
- a CDS encoding electron transfer flavoprotein-ubiquinone oxidoreductase yields the protein MDIEREILPTDILIVGAGPAGLALAYKLAKLVEADGSVEMPEILLMDKGAHVGAHSLSGAVMDPRGLAELIPDYKELGAPLEAEVIADAMYYLNKQSAIRIPFLPKELSNEGNYIVSLNKLTAWLGEQVEACGVDIYAGLAGYDLIIKDDRVTGVQTVDMGLNKEGEPRSNFEPGSIIEAKVTVLCEGVHGSLTRRAFENIPCLREDSLPQAYLTGVKEVWQVPEGRIKAGQVYHTIGWPQPHDEYGGGWVYAMSDTMVSVGYAVGLASPDPMNDPHMKFQRLKTHPFMRAILEGGEMLHYGAKTIPDNGFYSMPKLTHDGLLLCGDSAGMLNPQKLKGIHLAIKSGIMAAETLFDCLKNDNFSADALAGYQQRFDQSWAREELYKTRNFHASFKGGLLAGLFHGATQVFCGGRGFFDHRVNKPDYKYMCKLDEYGRMTGRDLVKEKVKFDNKYTFDKLTDVYKSGTMHEEEQLPHLVIADLDICNNQCTEEYGNPCQHFCPAQVYEMVDDDSRPGKKKLQLTPSNCIHCKTCDIVDPYQVIRWVVPQGGEGPNYETM